The Rhodamnia argentea isolate NSW1041297 chromosome 7, ASM2092103v1, whole genome shotgun sequence genome contains the following window.
CTCATTTAGATCAATTTAGAAATATATTTGTGTACattttaaataggaaaaatttcatataagagcctggaatattctttttatttcaaataaggtccTTAGACCAAGAGTATTTTAGTAATTACATTTTCCGTatagttttcctttcttttttttcccttttccttttttctttctttttatcttttttttgttttgtaccTTGGCCGGCCACAAGTGAGGGCTCGCCTCGACTAGGCGGCCATCGGCATTGCGCAAGCTAGCCCCATTAGATCGGGCGAGGGCCGGCCTCGCCTAGGCTTGCCTAGATGAGGTGAGCCCTCACCCGATTTGGCAAAGGCTGGCCTCACCCCATCAACCATCGGCCTCACCTGCGACCAGCAAGGACACCCTCTAGTGGCCGGTTccttcaagaaaaaagaaaagaaaagaaagaaggaaaatatattcaaagtatataaatgatttgaatattCTTTATTCGAGCccttttatgaaataaaaagagcACTTTATAGTCCTTGtttaaaacaagattcactttaggctttttatttaaaataaggttcactttaagctcttgtttgaaaaaattaaggcatttcatgccattatttgaaattttcgctTTCAAATATTTCACTTGTTCAAATAAGTGaaaatttccaaccaaaaaataaataaatgagtgAAAACTGTaagaccgaaaaaaaaaaaaaagtgaaaactgAAAAAGTTAGAAGGAAGTAGTGTGGGTTTGGGCATCCCTTTGTCAACGGAACGCCATTTCTTTCCTGCAAACCGGGTTCTTGGAGTCTTCAGTCGAAGCCGCGAACCGAAAAGAGATGCAATTCTTCGGAGGCTCCGACATCAGCCCGTCGCCGCCTGCGCCGACGGCGGCGGGGCACAATGCGAACGTGATGTACATGTTCAATCGGAACGGCGTGTGCTTGTTCTACCGGGAGTGGAATCGCCCCCTCCGAACCCTAAATCCCCAACAGGACCACAAGCTCATGTTCGGCCTCCTCTTCTCCCTCAAGTCGCTGACCGCTAAGATGGATCCGACCAGGTATTCCCTGCTTAAACTCCGTGTCCGATCTTTCGTTTTCTCTCCATTTGATTCCGGTCCGTCGAATTTGTGGGGAGTTGAATTGCGAATTGCGGATGGGGAATCTGCAAAGCATCGAAAATGGTGGCTTTTTATCTGTCTAGGGTAGAATTGTAGATCTTTATGCCTTGTCTTAAGAATGCATATGCTGTCCGGTTGCTTCATAATCTGCTTGACTTCGATCCCCAAGTCATTGGTCTCTGAACTCTCTCCCAAATGGCTTACTGCGATTAAAAATGTTGGTGAATTTGCTGAAATAAATGAACTTTTGAAGACTGTATATTCAATTCAGGCACCATTTGATTGTAATGCGGTTTTTATATTTGGTATTTTACTTGTTCTTTCGCTGAATTTCTGTTATCTTCATGACTGATCAACTAATCTTTGATTGAAATGTCTAAAAGAAAGCTCACACTGATCTTAGGCGGTTCTACTTTTCAAATTGTAAAGCCGAGTTCGagctcaaaaaaagaaaatctaatgcAAGTTGAACCTGTAGTAGAAATTTCAGACAAAATGATATTTGTGTTTCTTATGTTTATGCGCACTCACCAGTTCTCACATACATGTAACACATTATGATAACTATTGAATAACTCATTAGTTGCACGAGTTAAGCATTGCAAAGCTCGATACTCAActaaaccttattttttttctgagtGGTAACTTAGTCGAGCTCAAGTAGCTCGTGAAGTAGGAGGAATTTCTTGTGCCGCGAGCTTAAAGTTGCAAAAACTATTGTACTGCAAGGTGCCAAGTATGCAGGAGAAGATACTGAAGAACAGGATGATCAGTGATTAACTTACGCACTCTCTGTTTTTTCTGCTTGCAGTGCAGACAAAGGAAATCTTGGGGTGCCCCAGTTACCAGGCCAGGGCTGTTCATTTCACAGTTTCCGCACTAACACATACAAGCTTAGTTTCATGGAAAGTCCTTCTGGTATAAAGGTTAGTTAGACTAATTCTGCAGTTTTtggattctatttttttttgtatttctaccTCAGATGTTGCTTAAAACGAGCTTTTGCTCGAAAACTTCAATAGTCTTAGCAGATTAGCAAGACCTGTTGAACTGAGCATTATTAAGGAACTTACACCTCTTCTGATGATAATTTATctaaaaccccaaactggtacacttgtgataaatttgccataaactatttttttgaccaagaaaaatcccaaactggtacatttgtcataaatttgccccaaacttttttttccacaaaaactccaaaccggtacacctgtgacaaatttaaccccAATTAGTATGTCTATGACAActtatcctccgttagtttctgttaaattgagttaatacaaCAAGAAAAAACCAAATCGATACACCTCTTAtgaacagagggtaaaaacctcaaactaattcACCTatcaaccgccacgtgtcatctaacttagcaatttaaaGGTAAAATTttacggaaactaacggagagtaaatttgtcacatgtatactagtttggggtaaatttgtcgcatgtGTATCGGTTAGGAGtttttcgaggtcaaaaaaaataatttgggataaatttgtcacgggtgtactagtttgggatttttcgtggtattagccCTTTATCTAAAGGCACCACACAATTAGAAGGTGGTTGTGGTTCCTTGATCACATAATACAACAGAAAAATGGTTTGCTCATGTTAACTTCTATTCTTTGGGCATCAACTACTTAATATTGATGCTtggtaaagaaaaatgaatttgttgAGAATTGCATTGCCGCATCATCTTACTTTTTATCAGTGTTAAGGATTTTCCCTATGCTTGTATCGCTTGCAATTCAGCAAATATACTAATTTGAATGCATTCTTGGATCAGTTCTTTGCCCATTGTTGTACTTCTCTTTGTAAAAATCTTAGCAACCATCAATCTGCctattctttattctttttcgtCTTATGCCCGATGCCTTTGCAGATAATCTTGGTTACACATCCTAGGACCGGTGATCTACGGGAAGCTCTGAAGTACATATACAGTCTATACGTTGAATATGTGACTAAAAACCCTGTCTACGCTCCAGGATCTCCTATCAGGTGACTGATGAACTTTTGTTGGTTTAAACTGGTTGATTagattccgaccaaaaaaaaaaaaagaaagaaaaaagaactggTTGATTAAATGGCATGTCAATTTTGACGATCTATTATTCAAATAGTGTGCTATAGTGGACCAAAATAGTCCGATTGTTTGCTAGAAATAACTTTGTTACAAtcctcaattatattttttcatcATTTGGACACGGAATCCTGCACTGTCCCAGTGCTTTATATCTGGGTCGTCAGTTTTGGCACCTACCTTGCATCTTTTTTATATGAGTTCTTCTATGGACATAAGATTAGGAATTTGAGATAAAGACAATTTGTCTTGACTGTTGCTTCTCTCTGAGAGTTGTATTCGCATGACTGCCGAAGCTGTTCTCTCTCCTGAcactttttcttgtctttctgTGAAGGTGTGACCTTTTCAATACAAATCTTGACCAATATGTAAGGAGCATTTCCTAAAACCTCGGTATGGAGCTCAATACATATGTGCCTTTTGGTCATGTATCAAGCTTAGTGGACGATTTGGAGAAATGATTCATTGGGATGTGCCTGCTTGGTGTATTTTGTGCCTCTCTTTGCTGCCAGTGCTAGTCCAACTTCAATCATCCTACGTTTATGTATCAGCTGCTTCCTTAAGTGGAGGGTTGGAGGAGGAAGTTTTCTATGCTCCTCTTTCTTCAATATGGATGACAGCGATCATTCCTGTGCACATTACTCTGTGGCTCtcgttttttccttctttaacgGCTCTGTCATTGGGATGCCTAGATGTTATTGGAAGGCATTGATTCTCATGTCTCAATTTTAATCGAACCCATGTAAAATGCACAAAGCTGCAAGCATCTGCTGTGAACTTTTGACATTGCCTTGGTGTGAGTGATTGATGTTTTGCAGAACTATGTGTTGCTACTAGCTTCGCTACGGGAGTATTCCTTGGCCCTTGATGCTGAAGTACATATTATTGGTACTCCAGGATCTTATGGATCATCATCAATATGATTCATGCACACTCCTTGTTATTTAATTGATGGGTAAGAATTATGATTGGTCTTAGAGTTCCTAAAATATTTGATCCTAGCATCCATTCTTTGGTCGAGTGGCTCTGGCTTGAATTAAAGCATAACCTAGAATGGCAGGCCATAGCCATGGTCAGTTATTAATTCCTC
Protein-coding sequences here:
- the LOC115745180 gene encoding trafficking protein particle complex subunit 1 — translated: MQFFGGSDISPSPPAPTAAGHNANVMYMFNRNGVCLFYREWNRPLRTLNPQQDHKLMFGLLFSLKSLTAKMDPTSADKGNLGVPQLPGQGCSFHSFRTNTYKLSFMESPSGIKIILVTHPRTGDLREALKYIYSLYVEYVTKNPVYAPGSPIRCDLFNTNLDQYVRSIS